The genome window GATGCGCTTGCGATAGACATCATAAAGACTTTGTTCGGGCCCGCGCTTGGCGCGCCCCACCGCGATGATGCGTATCCGCATCGACCCCTCTCCGTTCCGGCGGTCCGAAGCGGGCCGCCCTCATCCGTCAGGCGTGCAGGCCCATCGGTTCCGGCATTGCCACGCCCCACATCTTCTCCAGATTGTAGAAGCTTCGGACCTCCGGACGGAACAGGTGTACGACCACGTCGCCGGCATCGATCAGGACCCAGTCGCCCTGACTCAAACCTTCAACGGTCGCCCCCTGGACGCCCTCGGCTTTCAGCTTTTCCAGAAGATGGTCGGCCATGGAAACGACTTGCCGGCTGGAAGTGCCGGACGCGATCACCATGTGATCCGCGATTGTCGTCTTGCCGCGCAGTTCGATGACGGTCACGGCCTGGGCCTTGTCGTCATCAAGAGAGGTTTCGATCAATCCCAACAAGGCGTCGGGATCCGGTTGCTGCGCAAGGTTGGTAGCGATCTTCGGTCTCTCCTTCTCAAACCGCCGACGCGCCTGCGGCCGGTTTCCGGGTCTCATGACTGATCCGATTCGGGTTCTGTTGAGGGAAACCCGCCGGAAGCCCTGATCGCGGTGGCCGACGCCGCATGTCGGCGTATCGCCAAAAACACCCAGGCCGGCGGCGCTCTGTATGCCAGGGTCGAGGCGAACCTTTCCGGCAGCTGCGATCTGGCAAACCGGGTTGCCGCCAACCCGGCCAACGCTTTGGAATCATACGTAGGTCTTGCAAAAACGGCAAGGGGAACGGTCATGAAGATTTTGTGCCAGCGATACCAGCGGTGAATTTGCAACAGATTGTCCGCCCCCATCAGCCAGACGAACCGCACCCCGGGCACCGCGCGTTGCAGTCGTTCCAGCGTCAGCGCCGTCTGTGCCGTCCCCAGGCGGCGCTCCAGATCGGTGACCCGGATGCGGGGGTCGCGGGCGACAGCCCGGGCGGAGCCCAGCCGCTGCTCAAACGACGCCATGCCGGATGTCGACTTCAGCGGGTTCTGCGGCGAGACCATCCACCAGACCTGATCGAGCCTGAGCCGCTTCAGCGCCTCGCGCGATATGTGCAGGTGCCCCTCATGGGCCGGATTGAACGATCCGCCCAGCAGACCGACGGTCATCTGTTTCCGGCGATGAACAGGTATCCGGGGCGGAATCTTGCGCATCGCCGACGGGTCAGCCTCTGATCTGCCCGGTGCCGCGAACGCGGTATTTGAAACTGGTCAGCTGCTCCGCCCCAACCGGGCCGCGGGCATGCATGCGGCCGGTGGAAATACCGATCTCCGCCCCCATGCCGAATTCACCGCCATCCGCAAACTGGGTTGAGGCATTGTGCATCACGATCGCCGAATCCACCTCGTTCAGGAAACGCTCCGCGGCAGCGGCATCCTCGGTCACGATACAGTCCGTATGA of Alphaproteobacteria bacterium contains these proteins:
- a CDS encoding nicotinate-nucleotide adenylyltransferase, with the protein product MRKIPPRIPVHRRKQMTVGLLGGSFNPAHEGHLHISREALKRLRLDQVWWMVSPQNPLKSTSGMASFEQRLGSARAVARDPRIRVTDLERRLGTAQTALTLERLQRAVPGVRFVWLMGADNLLQIHRWYRWHKIFMTVPLAVFARPTYDSKALAGLAATRFARSQLPERFASTLAYRAPPAWVFLAIRRHAASATAIRASGGFPSTEPESDQS
- the rsfS gene encoding ribosome silencing factor, with the translated sequence MRPGNRPQARRRFEKERPKIATNLAQQPDPDALLGLIETSLDDDKAQAVTVIELRGKTTIADHMVIASGTSSRQVVSMADHLLEKLKAEGVQGATVEGLSQGDWVLIDAGDVVVHLFRPEVRSFYNLEKMWGVAMPEPMGLHA